The region aaaaaatatgaatgaaaaaattggtagaaaaaaatagaagaagaaaaaaaagctcatatatgtgaaaaaagaaaaaaaaatggaagatgaaaataataaatacaaaaataaagaaaaaatagaatgaaaaaaaaaagtgaaaaaatatgaaaaataaataaaacaatacaaatgaaaaaaaaattgataaatgaaaaaaagaagaggaagaatgaaaaaatggaaagaaaaaaagattaaggaaaaaatggaaagaaaaaaagattaagggaaaaattggtagaaaaaaaaaatggaaaaaaaacaagtaaggaaaaaaaaatgatgaaaaaaaaattactttcaaaatcaaataaaacataacaatgataaaaaaatatgatatttgcATATTTTAGTTAGTTACTAATTGTGTTCCCATACTTTAACTTTTTCCTTAATaaatttctcatacaaattaaaaaaaagtataattctcattttttttcacattaatgatataaaagccatattttttaaaaattctttttttttttagttaatatttctaaattatacGGACAATTAATCTTTAACTTTTATCTGTGGGATGAAGTTATTGTGGTTGGTATGGCCTAATTTAGAAGAGTAATAAttggaaaatatttaaattatacacaaatatataatatgttattaatctcaatcacacacttaaaaaaaatataatatgtggGATGAAGTGCATTATTTATGGTTAAATTTAACACACATTGTTTTGTTTTGTGTGTAAAAAATATAAGTGTTCCTATCATTGCTCAAATTAGAAAGCCATCTAGTATTGAAATATGAGTGCCCCCATCAAAAAGTCCTCAAAAAGATAAGGAATAAATTCACCGGTCAAAGCAATATTCACATGCTAcataaaaagaataaaatattaaTTGAGAAGAAGTCAGAACAATAAGTTTACTTTCTTAAATGGTTCCTTTCATTTTCAAACCTTTTTTaccaagaaaaaaataaaataaaaaacccaaACCTGGTTCCTTtagtaatgataataataatagtcTCTGCGCGACCTACCTAACCATGGTCCCCCCACGTTTATTTAATGACAAAGAAGAAAGTCAGTAGGTAGAAATAATTTTCACgtgactaaataaataataaataaaagaattaatgaTTTTTACCACTGATATTATAAGTGCTAGGAAAACCCTAACTCACCAATATCCAAATCTTCAACTCTCACTCACCACTCGCTATTACTCGTTCTAAACCAGCGTCGATCAATGGCTTTCAACAAGGTTTACTTGGCATTGCTACTCTTGGCTCTTGTAGCTACAACTGCTCATGCTCGTGTGAACCTTTTGCGCCTATTCGATAATACTCATTTTCCCTTTTGTCCAGCAGGTACGTATAGTGTATATAGACACATGTCTAGGGTTTGCGACTACTATATAATCATAATCCATGTACATTAACAATAATGTAGAATATATATCAAGTCTGTCTCGTAAAATACTTTTCACATCAAGGGTAAACAACTAAGCTTTGTGTCACGGAGAAAAAGTGTAGATGATATATGTTATTACATGTTTACTTGGTTGGAGGGCACTTGTTGGTTTTTTCTTCttaattttgaaataatttaTGTATGTGTTGTGTGTGCATATATTTCTCAGGATCAACGACATGTAGCTGCGACTGCATCGTAGTTCATGGGAGGATGGAGTGTACGCGTACTGACATGAGACAAGGAGACTGTCCTCCAAGCTGCAGTGAAGACTGCGATTGCGACTTTTCAATGTGCCCCAATTGTTGGTGCTCATATAAGGTCGAGGCATGTCCAAAAATCTGCTCCAGCTCTACCCCTGCTGCTACTATGTTGGACAGTCTTCTTGTTTCCAAGACAAATTAAGTACTAATGATAATTATGTTTATGTTGCGCTAAGCTAACTTGTGTTTTCATTATATATGTATCCATGCTTACATTAATATTACCTCAATCACTTGTGTTATGTTGAGGCTTCTATGAAAATTGTGTAAGCTTATTTTCAAGTAAAATTTTAAGTTCTAGTTAAtattttgttcttttcttttttaataaaatCATGGATagcataaaaaattattaatatataggGACAAGAGTTCATTAATTCGAATCAAGAAAATTCAAGAAAAATACACAGAAGAtttgtactttttttttaaaattcaaaagattataacTTTATGTTACAATaactttatattttaaaaaattcggaCGATGAAAAAAACTATATACTTTATAAATGAGAACGGGATAAATCAAGTAGTTGGCAGGTTGGATAGTCCGTTTTTTTCTTGCGCGAGTGAAATTCAAATAATGAAAAGTACatattacctttttttttttttaaaatgcatgCTTTAACGCTCATGAATTTATTAGATGGATCGTTTAATAAAAAAAGACTTTATTAGATGGATCAAGCAAAAATTATGTGGAAATGGATTATGAGATAATAGAAGAGGCAAAAGCATATTTATAAAAGATTATGTTCGGTGTTTGTTTACTGAATTAGGTAGTTTATATTTAAAATTAGGGAATTTTCTTATTTGGTACCTTGTTTTTGCAAAAGTATTATTTTAGTACTTGTCTTTTCATTAATGTTCATAtggtactctgtattttaaaattatacgtATTTgattcagatttgatagataaaattttgtcaatataatcaaattgtcatcaattatatgtaataaatttaaatttagaacttACATACTTGACAAGAggttgattaaattggtaaaattttattaattaaatttgtgtatttggtactaaatatgtacaattttaaaatatagtataccatataagtattattgaaaacagaaaatgctaaaatgatactttacaaaaatacagTTATCAAATGATTACCTATCCTTCAAAATATACTAGAAGAGATTAATGATGTCGTTAGTATATATTAAGTTGcttacatttaaaaaatatattgttattGCGAATGAAACTTAGGATGACATAAATAAAAATCTGCTTAATTAAAGGGGCCAAAATATTAGAGAGTATTCGGGCAAGTGGCCCAATCAATGTCAGGAAAAATTTGTAGCTTTAATTGAGTAGAGGGGAAGTTTGATTTGGCAAATTCTTCAAGTTGTGGCTGAGTCGACGCAagatagaataatccttagctaggAGTACCTTTTAAATACTGGAGTACTCTTTTGACAGCTTTGAAGTGAGGTTGCCTAGGTGCCGAGAGAAATTGACTTAGTTTGTTAACGGCGAATGTGATATATGGCCTAGCGATTGTGATGTGTATGAGCTTGCCAATTAGGCTTGACACCTAAGTAACATGTTTCAGTGAGTAGCTGCAATATAAATGGCCTTTGAGATACATAAATTTCATTGGTAGATTGACTTATTTCAAGACCAACAAAGAAACGTAAGGAAACCAAATCTTTGAGTTTAAACTTGGAGTTTAGGTGCTGTTTGAATGTTTCAGCAGCAGAGATATTATTAGTGGCAAGAactatatcatctacataaattaAAAGTGCAATAAAGACATTTGATATATTTATGATAAATAAAGACTGATCAGAAGGAGACTGAGTAAAGCCATTTTCAAGTAAAGTGGAGCTAATTTACCAAACCACGACCTTGAGGCTTGTTTCAAGCCAATATAAGCTTTTAGTTAGTCTGGATACTGCATTTGGTGGAAGCTCTTCCGAATGTTGATAGCCTTGAGGGAGTTTCATGaagacattttcatttaaatcgtCATCTAAGCATTATTTATGTCTAATTGATGTAAACTCCAAATTTTTATGGCTGCACAGCCAAGAGTAATTTGAGAGTATTAAATTTAGCATTAGGTGCAAAAGTGTCGAGATAGTCGATACCTTATTGCGGAGTGTATCATTTGGCAACTAATCGTGCCTTATACCTTTCATTTTTACCATTagacttttgttttattttgtatacACACTTGCTTCCAATTGTGTGTTGTCCACTTGGAAGAGACACAATTTTCCATGTTTTATTTGCTTCAAGACCAGCGAGTTTAGCATCCATCGCTTGCTGCCATTCGGATAATGTTGAAGCTTGTTTATAGTGTTGTGGCTCAGAGTCAATGTCAGCTATTAGAATTGCTGCTATAAATGGGTTTGAAAACCTTTCATAAGAGAGATAATCAGAAAGAGGGTGAGCAGAAGATGAAACAACGTTTGTATAATTACACACATACACTACAACAAAAGGCAGTATTACCTGCGGAGGCTTCCACTGGTAATAATAGGACATTCCACTGGTAATGTATATTACCGACGGGGGTCCGCCGATAATACTCGGTCAGTATTTAGTG is a window of Humulus lupulus chromosome 4, drHumLupu1.1, whole genome shotgun sequence DNA encoding:
- the LOC133828972 gene encoding uncharacterized protein LOC133828972; amino-acid sequence: MAFNKVYLALLLLALVATTAHARVNLLRLFDNTHFPFCPAGSTTCSCDCIVVHGRMECTRTDMRQGDCPPSCSEDCDCDFSMCPNCWCSYKVEACPKICSSSTPAATMLDSLLVSKTN